Proteins from a genomic interval of Halopseudomonas litoralis:
- a CDS encoding NUDIX hydrolase — MKTLYENPWFRVVQEGHFHWIVEDNARNGAAVLAQIGNDDFLLLRVKRQAHPGLQLEIPRGYGEPGESSLACARRELAEETGYKVNEDQLTLLGRLKPNSAILASSVDLYLARIDNNSQPAQRDNEAQDINRISLPHLRQMLRTGEIEDSFTLAALAFLFNRVD; from the coding sequence ATGAAGACCTTGTATGAAAACCCTTGGTTTCGTGTGGTTCAGGAAGGCCACTTTCATTGGATTGTGGAAGACAATGCCCGCAACGGCGCAGCTGTTCTGGCGCAGATCGGTAATGATGATTTTCTATTGCTGCGAGTCAAGCGCCAAGCCCACCCAGGACTGCAACTGGAAATCCCCCGCGGTTACGGCGAGCCGGGGGAAAGCAGCCTGGCTTGTGCACGCCGAGAACTGGCCGAAGAAACCGGTTATAAGGTCAATGAAGATCAGCTGACTCTGCTGGGCCGGCTCAAGCCCAATTCAGCCATCCTGGCATCCTCCGTCGATCTCTATCTCGCCCGGATCGACAACAACAGCCAGCCCGCCCAACGCGATAATGAAGCGCAGGACATAAATCGCATCAGCCTGCCACACCTACGGCAGATGCTCAGGACTGGCGAGATCGAAGATAGCTTTACCCTGGCGGCGCTGGCATTCCTGTTCAATCGCGTGGATTGA
- a CDS encoding gamma-glutamyl-gamma-aminobutyrate hydrolase family protein, with the protein MAERGVNEPPIIAVTGPQRGAFGPRFLVACAIRWYGGKPLQLRPGDTWQQHQYDGVVITGGHDIDPVLYTAEPEAVPKYDPERDALEAAIIDDALVHQLPLLGICRGAQLLNARRGGNLYQELRSQRRRTSNRRTVLPLKTLDIVPGSRLADLFGTERAQINSLHNQAINQLGQQLQVSGRDLDGIIQAIEDPEHPFLIGVQWHPEFLLLVRRQRRLFQALIEAASKRSRSSF; encoded by the coding sequence ATGGCTGAACGAGGAGTGAACGAGCCTCCGATCATCGCGGTGACCGGCCCACAACGAGGTGCCTTCGGGCCACGCTTCCTGGTTGCTTGCGCCATTCGCTGGTATGGCGGCAAACCCTTGCAGCTACGCCCGGGTGATACCTGGCAACAACACCAGTATGACGGCGTCGTCATCACCGGCGGGCATGATATCGACCCGGTGTTATATACCGCCGAGCCAGAAGCGGTACCCAAATATGATCCCGAGCGTGACGCGCTGGAAGCGGCGATCATAGATGACGCCCTGGTACACCAGCTGCCTCTGCTGGGTATCTGTCGCGGCGCGCAATTGCTCAATGCGCGCCGCGGTGGCAATCTGTATCAGGAGCTGCGCTCCCAGCGCCGCAGAACCTCCAACCGTCGTACCGTTCTACCGTTGAAAACTCTGGACATCGTACCCGGCAGTCGACTGGCAGACCTGTTTGGCACCGAGCGGGCGCAGATCAACAGCCTGCACAATCAAGCCATCAATCAGCTCGGCCAGCAACTGCAGGTCAGCGGGCGCGATCTCGACGGCATCATCCAGGCCATCGAAGACCCGGAGCACCCCTTCCTGATCGGGGTGCAGTGGCATCCGGAGTTTCTGCTGCTGGTACGCCGCCAACGTCGTCTGTTTCAGGCCTTGATCGAAGCTGCGAGCAAACGTTCCCGATCTTCATTTTAA
- a CDS encoding amidoligase family protein, whose amino-acid sequence MTTPSPPLMLPARSHTDTGDMRRVGVELEMSGLDIDRLTAICSRYLKLRSQTVSRYERTLLGDPAGEWRIELDFTLLREMGREQRLENDLGDELRTSVEDLIKWATTDVVPLELVSPPLPMSRLGEFDDIIALLRIAGAQGTSGSVISAFGMQFNPDLPDLQTDTITTYLKAFLCLYDWLAQRARINLTRRLTAFAEPFPPVYIRQVIDPHYWPDQQQLIADYLRANPTRNRALDMLPLFKHLNEQQVRAATADPLIKARPALHYRLPNSLVDQPGWGIGGAWHDWLQVESLADDTERLNACCRAYGQHLDQGLGRLLDRWKTQVERQWLNEE is encoded by the coding sequence ATGACCACGCCCTCCCCGCCACTCATGCTGCCGGCGCGCAGTCATACCGACACCGGTGATATGCGACGCGTCGGTGTAGAGCTGGAAATGAGTGGGCTGGATATCGACCGCCTGACCGCTATCTGCAGTCGTTACCTGAAGCTGCGCAGCCAGACGGTCAGCCGCTATGAACGCACGCTGCTGGGCGACCCCGCCGGAGAATGGCGCATTGAACTGGACTTCACCCTGCTGCGGGAAATGGGTCGCGAGCAACGCTTGGAAAACGACCTGGGGGATGAACTGCGCACCTCGGTGGAAGACCTGATCAAATGGGCCACCACCGATGTCGTCCCACTGGAGCTGGTCAGCCCCCCGCTGCCCATGTCCCGCCTCGGCGAGTTCGACGATATCATCGCCCTGCTGCGGATAGCCGGCGCCCAGGGCACCTCCGGCAGCGTTATCAGCGCCTTCGGCATGCAGTTCAATCCCGACCTGCCGGATCTTCAGACCGACACCATTACAACCTATCTCAAGGCTTTTCTTTGTCTGTACGACTGGCTCGCCCAGCGCGCCAGAATCAACCTGACGCGACGTCTGACGGCTTTCGCCGAGCCGTTTCCGCCAGTCTATATCAGACAAGTGATCGACCCGCACTACTGGCCCGACCAGCAGCAACTGATTGCCGATTATCTGCGGGCCAACCCGACCCGCAATCGTGCGCTGGATATGCTGCCATTGTTCAAGCATCTGAATGAGCAGCAAGTTCGGGCGGCCACCGCAGACCCACTGATCAAGGCGCGGCCAGCGCTGCACTACCGGCTGCCCAACAGCTTGGTCGATCAACCTGGCTGGGGCATCGGCGGCGCCTGGCATGACTGGTTGCAAGTCGAGTCCCTGGCGGACGACACCGAGCGCCTGAATGCCTGCTGCAGAGCCTATGGGCAGCACCTGGATCAGGGTCTGGGGCGTTTGTTGGATCGCTGGAAAACCCAAGTGGAGCGTCAATGGCTGAACGAGGAGTGA
- a CDS encoding BCCT family transporter, producing MGTQPTNENLPQAPASSADGIPPPSGETNLIDTDYVVGQDNFSGQVSISLDIHSKVFLISAGAILLFVLLTLALQGQAEAVFSSLRGWVTGKMDWFFLGAANIFVVLCLALIVSPLGKVRIGGKEATPDYTYFGWFSMLFAAGMGIGLMFYGVAEPLGHFTAAYDGVVVGADGVRTDWAPLGGAAGNAEEAMRLGMAATIFHWGLHPWAIYAIVALSLAIFSYNKGLPLSVRSIFYPLLGERIWGWPGHVVDILAVFAIMFGLVTSLGIGAQQASAGMEHLFNIPTTSLTMVLLILAITAVALWSVVAGVEKGVQQLSKINLMLALLLLVFVIVVGPTLAIFKGLFSNLGAYVSYLPALANPVGREDVNFVQGWTAFYWAWWISWSPFVGMFIARVSRGRTVREFLVSVMLVPSLVSVLWMTSFGGGAINQVIAEGFTGVQEAALELQLFTMLSQLPLSAITSFIGIVLVIMFFITSSDSGSLVIDTVTAGGKVNAPVGQRVFWAIIEGVLAIALLLGGGLVALQAMAVSTGLPFTLVLLAGCVAVVKGLMSEPR from the coding sequence ATGGGAACTCAGCCCACGAACGAGAATCTGCCGCAGGCGCCAGCCTCCAGTGCGGATGGTATTCCGCCGCCGTCCGGTGAAACCAATCTGATCGATACCGATTATGTCGTTGGGCAGGACAACTTTTCCGGGCAGGTGAGCATCAGCCTGGATATCCATAGCAAGGTATTCCTGATCTCGGCGGGCGCCATTCTGCTGTTCGTATTATTGACCCTTGCATTGCAGGGCCAAGCAGAGGCGGTGTTCAGTAGTTTGCGGGGTTGGGTGACCGGCAAGATGGACTGGTTCTTCCTCGGCGCCGCTAACATCTTTGTAGTGTTGTGCCTGGCGCTGATTGTCTCTCCACTGGGGAAGGTGCGTATCGGGGGCAAGGAGGCGACGCCGGATTATACCTATTTCGGTTGGTTCTCGATGCTGTTCGCCGCCGGCATGGGCATTGGCCTGATGTTTTATGGGGTGGCTGAACCCCTGGGGCATTTCACCGCAGCCTACGATGGCGTCGTAGTGGGAGCGGATGGTGTGCGGACCGACTGGGCGCCTCTTGGCGGCGCCGCCGGAAATGCTGAGGAGGCGATGCGCCTGGGCATGGCCGCGACCATTTTCCACTGGGGGCTGCATCCTTGGGCCATCTACGCGATCGTCGCGCTGTCGCTGGCAATTTTTTCCTACAACAAGGGATTGCCGCTGAGTGTGCGCTCGATTTTCTATCCGCTGCTGGGGGAGCGAATCTGGGGCTGGCCAGGGCATGTTGTGGATATTCTTGCGGTTTTCGCAATCATGTTCGGTCTGGTGACGTCCCTGGGTATCGGCGCGCAGCAGGCAAGCGCTGGTATGGAGCACTTGTTCAATATTCCAACCACCAGCCTGACCATGGTGCTGTTGATTCTTGCCATTACCGCAGTGGCCTTGTGGTCTGTTGTCGCTGGGGTAGAAAAGGGTGTACAGCAATTATCCAAAATCAATCTGATGCTGGCGCTGTTGCTGCTGGTATTTGTGATCGTGGTAGGACCGACGCTGGCAATTTTCAAAGGTTTGTTCAGCAACCTGGGAGCCTATGTCAGCTATCTGCCAGCGTTGGCCAACCCGGTTGGCCGCGAGGATGTTAACTTCGTTCAGGGCTGGACGGCCTTTTACTGGGCCTGGTGGATCAGTTGGTCGCCCTTTGTGGGCATGTTCATCGCCCGCGTCAGCCGAGGCAGGACAGTGCGCGAGTTTCTTGTCTCGGTTATGCTGGTACCCTCTCTGGTGTCGGTGCTGTGGATGACCTCCTTTGGCGGTGGAGCAATTAATCAGGTAATCGCGGAGGGTTTCACAGGTGTGCAGGAAGCAGCTCTTGAGTTGCAGCTGTTCACCATGCTCAGTCAGTTGCCGCTATCGGCGATTACCTCCTTCATCGGCATAGTCCTGGTCATCATGTTTTTCATCACATCGTCGGACTCCGGCTCGCTGGTGATCGATACGGTTACTGCCGGCGGTAAGGTTAACGCCCCAGTGGGGCAGCGGGTCTTCTGGGCTATTATTGAGGGGGTACTGGCTATCGCATTGCTGCTCGGCGGTGGTCTGGTAGCCTTGCAGGCGATGGCGGTGTCAACCGGCCTGCCGTTTACCCTGGTGCTGCTGGCCGGGTGTGTGGCGGTGGTCAAGGGATTGATGAGCGAGCCGCGCTAG
- a CDS encoding 3'-5' exonuclease, whose protein sequence is MSRAPAAVSDWQQQMAGLARSTRDPRLARFYQSNWPAADTPLEDVPLIALDIETTGLDARRHAIVSIGMLPFTLRRADCSRAWYQVVRPHGRLVEESVAFHRITHSEIRQAPRFVAVLEQLLEQLAGKVVVAHYRHIERSFIDEAVRHELQEGLLFPMIDTMELEARLHPQRQPGWLLRVLGRQPISIRLADSRTRYGLPLYQAHHALTDALATAELFQAQVATHFSSQQRLGDLWC, encoded by the coding sequence ATGAGTCGGGCGCCAGCAGCGGTATCCGATTGGCAGCAACAGATGGCAGGCTTGGCACGCAGCACGCGCGATCCCCGACTGGCACGTTTCTATCAGTCCAACTGGCCGGCAGCCGATACACCTCTGGAAGATGTCCCGCTGATTGCGCTCGATATCGAGACTACCGGACTGGATGCCCGCCGCCACGCCATCGTCAGTATCGGCATGCTGCCTTTCACCCTTCGGCGCGCGGATTGCTCCCGGGCCTGGTATCAAGTGGTGCGGCCCCATGGACGACTGGTCGAGGAGTCGGTTGCCTTTCATCGCATCACTCATTCGGAAATCCGCCAGGCACCCCGCTTCGTAGCGGTGCTGGAACAGCTACTGGAGCAGTTGGCAGGCAAGGTCGTAGTCGCGCATTACCGCCATATCGAACGCAGCTTCATTGATGAGGCGGTGCGCCACGAGTTGCAGGAAGGTCTGCTGTTTCCCATGATCGACACCATGGAACTGGAAGCCCGGTTGCATCCACAGCGCCAGCCCGGCTGGCTGCTGCGCGTGCTGGGCAGGCAGCCGATCTCGATTCGACTGGCCGACAGTCGCACCCGCTACGGCCTGCCGCTGTACCAGGCGCATCACGCCCTGACTGATGCTCTGGCCACGGCAGAACTGTTTCAGGCGCAAGTGGCGACACACTTCTCGTCACAGCAACGCCTGGGTGATCTATGGTGCTGA
- a CDS encoding DUF294 nucleotidyltransferase-like domain-containing protein has protein sequence MQVELIEIRDHLSRFAPFDELPDEVLDGIARQVQVGYFKSGSHILEHDQPVADLHYIRSGAVDIHRRNGELYNRLTEGDIFAQAGLLRGNRVRFPAQAIEDTLIYFIPSALFHQLCEQHDNFSDFVDTEGQSRLKSAADSQASESVNIKVRKLLSRLPATLPMDASIQQAAVLMTEQGASALIIVDPHSHTDPRQQRMVGIITDRDFRTRVIAEGLSADTPLSAAMSPEPITLQLDDSVFEATLCMLRHNIHHLPVMHRQRPVGVITLADIIKYESQSSLYLVNTVSNRQSVAELQALLPDVRATFVRMAGDDLNSHMIGSTLSSVGRSFIQRLLELGETQLGPPPIPYCFMVMGSMARDEQLIVTDQDNALVLDDSFDPEQHDAYFLQLASFVSDGLAACGYTYCKGKIMATNQQWRQPLKVWKRYFSRWIEQPNPETLLHSNIFFDLAAVAGEADFAEQLKDVIAEKASRNEQFLALMARNALNRTPPLGFFRTFVMEKDGEQNNVINIKRRGTAPLTDLIRVHALACGSREQNSFERLDAIAATKLMPPESIDRLRYALELLSMSRIRHQALDIQQGREPDNNIEPENVSAAERHGLKDAFQILSNAQKFLRYRYPALRVTRPL, from the coding sequence ATGCAGGTTGAACTGATCGAGATACGTGACCACTTGAGTCGGTTTGCGCCGTTTGACGAGCTGCCGGACGAGGTACTGGATGGCATTGCCCGGCAGGTGCAGGTCGGTTACTTCAAATCAGGTAGCCACATACTTGAACATGATCAGCCGGTGGCCGACCTGCATTACATCCGCAGTGGCGCGGTGGATATCCACCGGCGCAACGGCGAGCTATACAACCGCCTCACCGAGGGTGATATTTTTGCCCAGGCGGGGTTGCTGCGCGGCAATCGGGTGCGTTTTCCGGCGCAGGCCATTGAAGACACGCTGATCTATTTCATTCCATCAGCGCTGTTCCATCAGTTATGCGAGCAGCATGACAACTTTTCCGATTTTGTAGATACCGAAGGCCAATCACGGCTCAAATCGGCGGCGGATTCGCAAGCCAGCGAATCGGTCAATATCAAGGTGCGCAAATTACTCAGCAGGCTGCCGGCCACCTTGCCAATGGATGCCAGCATCCAGCAGGCAGCGGTACTGATGACGGAACAGGGTGCTTCCGCGCTTATTATTGTCGACCCCCACAGCCATACCGATCCGCGCCAGCAACGGATGGTCGGCATTATCACCGACCGGGATTTCCGAACCCGCGTGATTGCAGAAGGCCTGTCTGCGGACACGCCATTGAGCGCGGCGATGTCGCCCGAGCCCATTACCCTGCAGCTCGATGACTCGGTATTCGAGGCTACGTTATGCATGCTGCGGCATAACATCCATCACCTGCCGGTGATGCATCGCCAGCGTCCGGTGGGCGTGATCACCCTGGCGGATATCATCAAGTACGAGTCGCAGAGCAGCCTGTATCTGGTCAACACTGTCAGCAACCGGCAGTCCGTGGCAGAACTGCAGGCGCTGCTGCCGGATGTACGCGCAACCTTTGTACGCATGGCCGGGGACGACCTCAATTCACACATGATCGGCAGCACCCTGTCGAGCGTCGGGCGCAGCTTCATTCAGCGTTTGCTGGAACTTGGCGAAACTCAACTGGGACCGCCACCCATACCCTATTGCTTTATGGTCATGGGCTCGATGGCCCGCGATGAGCAACTGATCGTCACTGATCAGGACAATGCCCTGGTGCTTGATGACAGCTTCGATCCAGAACAACATGATGCCTATTTTCTGCAGCTGGCGTCATTTGTCAGTGACGGGCTGGCGGCCTGCGGTTATACGTACTGCAAGGGCAAGATCATGGCTACCAACCAGCAATGGCGTCAGCCACTGAAGGTCTGGAAGCGCTATTTCAGCCGCTGGATCGAACAGCCGAACCCGGAAACCCTACTGCACAGCAATATCTTCTTCGATCTGGCTGCGGTCGCCGGCGAGGCCGACTTTGCCGAGCAGCTGAAGGACGTTATTGCTGAGAAGGCCAGCCGCAATGAGCAGTTTCTCGCACTGATGGCGCGCAATGCGCTCAACCGTACTCCACCGCTGGGCTTCTTCCGTACCTTTGTCATGGAGAAGGATGGCGAGCAGAACAATGTCATCAATATCAAGCGCCGCGGCACGGCACCGCTGACCGATCTGATCCGCGTGCATGCTCTGGCCTGCGGCTCCCGGGAACAGAACTCATTCGAGCGGCTGGATGCCATCGCCGCCACCAAGCTGATGCCGCCCGAATCCATCGACCGCTTGCGCTATGCCCTGGAGCTTCTATCGATGTCCCGGATTCGTCATCAGGCGCTGGATATCCAGCAGGGCCGTGAGCCGGACAACAACATCGAGCCTGAGAACGTCTCTGCCGCAGAACGTCACGGGCTCAAGGATGCGTTCCAGATTCTCAGCAATGCACAGAAGTTTTTGCGTTATCGCTATCCTGCACTGCGTGTGACCCGCCCATTATGA
- a CDS encoding PQQ-dependent sugar dehydrogenase has translation MVPYRHSLIFLATLGLLAGCDNSATPDKQTDAPTPTVTESESNTRAHDQSSAEASSAEKESAEQAAAGQPTADPGTDALPFSVSEVTQFDSPWAMTFLPDGRLLVTEMAGTLRLHDLAGERSGTIGGVPEVVHAGQGGLGDVLLHPQFETNQHIYLSYAEAGDGGAGAAVARARLVLDDEGSGKLEDLDVIWRQTPKLSGNGHFGHRLAFDSDGMLWISSSERQAFDPSQDMNSNLGKVVRLNDDGSVPEDNPFTDQGEIAAQVWSLGHRNILGMAFDSSGKLWAHEMGPEGGDELNLIEKGANYGYPLVSNGNHYDGTSIPDHDTRPEFKTPAITWTPVISPAGFIIYDGELFADWQGSGFIGGMSSLSLVRVEFDGEKAHEAERFDMQKRIREVEQGPDGAIWLLEDGMRGGDGQLLKLTPSE, from the coding sequence ATGGTCCCTTACCGGCATTCATTGATCTTCCTCGCCACGCTCGGCCTGTTGGCTGGCTGCGACAATTCGGCGACCCCGGACAAGCAGACCGATGCTCCGACGCCAACGGTCACCGAATCCGAGTCCAATACCCGCGCCCACGACCAGTCCTCTGCAGAAGCCAGCAGCGCGGAAAAAGAGTCCGCTGAGCAGGCGGCTGCGGGGCAACCGACCGCCGACCCCGGAACCGATGCACTCCCCTTCAGCGTGAGCGAAGTGACCCAGTTCGACTCTCCCTGGGCCATGACCTTTCTGCCTGATGGCCGCCTGCTGGTAACCGAAATGGCCGGCACACTACGTCTGCACGATCTTGCCGGCGAGCGCAGTGGCACCATCGGCGGCGTGCCGGAGGTGGTGCATGCAGGTCAGGGCGGGCTTGGCGATGTGTTGCTGCACCCACAGTTCGAAACCAATCAACACATTTACCTCAGCTATGCCGAGGCCGGTGACGGCGGTGCCGGCGCCGCCGTTGCGCGCGCCCGGCTGGTACTGGACGACGAAGGCAGCGGCAAACTTGAAGACCTTGATGTGATCTGGCGGCAGACGCCAAAGCTGAGCGGCAATGGGCATTTTGGTCACCGCCTGGCCTTCGACAGTGACGGCATGCTGTGGATTAGCTCCAGCGAGCGTCAGGCCTTTGATCCATCGCAGGACATGAACTCCAACCTGGGCAAGGTGGTGCGGCTCAATGATGATGGCAGCGTCCCTGAGGATAACCCCTTTACCGATCAGGGCGAGATAGCAGCGCAGGTCTGGTCCCTGGGGCACCGTAATATTCTGGGTATGGCATTCGATAGCAGCGGCAAGCTCTGGGCGCATGAGATGGGTCCGGAAGGTGGTGATGAACTCAATCTGATCGAGAAAGGCGCCAACTATGGTTACCCACTGGTATCCAACGGCAATCATTACGACGGCACTTCGATTCCGGATCATGACACCCGCCCCGAATTCAAGACACCGGCCATCACCTGGACACCCGTGATCTCACCCGCCGGCTTCATCATCTACGACGGTGAGCTGTTTGCGGATTGGCAAGGCAGCGGTTTCATTGGCGGCATGTCCTCCTTGTCCCTGGTGCGCGTGGAATTTGATGGTGAAAAGGCACACGAAGCCGAACGGTTCGATATGCAGAAGCGCATCCGCGAGGTGGAACAAGGCCCAGATGGCGCGATCTGGCTGCTGGAGGATGGCATGCGCGGAGGTGACGGTCAGCTGCTGAAGTTGACGCCGTCCGAGTAG
- a CDS encoding sodium:solute symporter family protein, producing the protein MLSPFTALAWLTLFSALFAIPGLIYARRKQDKLDDFLVARNSQNSSATLLTLLATTMGTWILFGPAQAATWGGIGAVTGYALGALAPRLIMIPLGQRLRSLMPEGHTLTEFVLGRYGRVMYAFVLVIMLFYLFISLTAGLTAIAKMVSLLAPVPLWLTASIVMGATLLYTLYGGLRVTIFTDRVQMLVILPFLALLIVFGWQAAGGLAPALEGLQENAPHLLNPLDINGLKSGLTFFIAVVLTGLFYQGTWQRIFAARDNKVIRNGFIISGLLSFPIIFIMGLFGLAFVGLGLPGDGSVALFSVLLAEVPVWFAIGLLPFGLALIMSSADSTISGLSSIMVVDLRRLLPKLSNHNLLSLSRWLIVLLSIPVLVAASQGYSVLYLFLLADLLCCAAAFPVFFGFYNARYQSYNAALSTFAGLVTGLMVFPAPGAPLTYLLEAFLLASLVPIAVSLILLLLPAGTLFDFSILAQRVRKLDG; encoded by the coding sequence ATGTTAAGCCCCTTTACCGCCCTTGCGTGGCTGACTCTGTTCTCTGCTCTGTTCGCCATACCCGGCCTGATATACGCCCGCCGCAAACAGGACAAGCTGGACGATTTCCTGGTAGCCCGTAACAGCCAGAACAGCTCCGCCACGCTACTAACATTGCTGGCCACCACCATGGGCACCTGGATTCTGTTTGGCCCGGCACAGGCCGCTACCTGGGGCGGTATTGGCGCTGTGACCGGCTACGCTTTGGGCGCACTAGCACCACGGCTGATCATGATTCCGCTGGGCCAACGCCTTCGCTCGCTGATGCCCGAAGGCCACACGCTGACCGAGTTTGTGCTCGGCCGCTATGGCCGGGTGATGTACGCTTTTGTGTTGGTGATCATGCTGTTTTACCTGTTCATCAGTCTGACCGCAGGCCTGACCGCCATCGCCAAAATGGTGTCCTTGCTGGCACCGGTCCCTCTGTGGCTGACCGCCAGCATCGTGATGGGCGCCACGCTGCTATATACCTTGTATGGCGGTCTACGGGTCACCATTTTTACCGACCGAGTGCAAATGCTGGTAATCCTGCCCTTTCTGGCGTTGCTGATCGTCTTTGGCTGGCAAGCCGCCGGCGGCCTTGCGCCGGCACTGGAGGGCCTGCAGGAAAACGCGCCGCACTTGCTGAACCCGCTAGATATCAACGGTCTGAAATCTGGTCTGACATTCTTTATCGCGGTGGTACTGACCGGACTGTTTTACCAGGGCACCTGGCAGCGTATTTTCGCCGCCCGCGATAACAAGGTTATCCGCAACGGTTTTATCATCAGCGGTCTGCTGAGCTTTCCCATCATTTTCATCATGGGTCTGTTTGGCCTGGCGTTTGTCGGGCTGGGCTTGCCCGGCGATGGCTCGGTGGCATTGTTCAGTGTGCTGCTGGCCGAGGTCCCGGTGTGGTTTGCCATCGGCCTGCTGCCGTTCGGCCTGGCGCTGATTATGAGCAGCGCCGACTCTACCATCAGCGGCTTATCCAGCATCATGGTGGTGGATCTGCGCAGGCTGCTGCCGAAGCTGAGCAATCACAACCTGCTATCGCTATCGCGCTGGCTGATTGTGCTGCTGTCGATACCGGTGCTCGTGGCGGCATCCCAGGGCTACAGCGTGCTCTACCTGTTTCTGTTGGCCGATCTACTGTGCTGCGCAGCAGCCTTCCCCGTGTTCTTCGGTTTCTACAACGCCCGCTATCAAAGCTACAACGCTGCGCTAAGTACCTTCGCAGGCCTGGTAACTGGACTGATGGTATTTCCGGCACCGGGCGCGCCCCTTACTTACCTGCTGGAAGCTTTCCTGCTGGCATCACTGGTGCCCATCGCCGTGTCGCTGATACTGCTGCTTTTACCTGCAGGAACCCTCTTTGATTTTTCAATACTGGCGCAGCGGGTACGAAAACTGGATGGGTGA
- a CDS encoding 3-oxoacyl-ACP reductase encodes MQSSTRLDQQLVLVTGAARGLGEHLVRAFLREGASVVINYRNSAAAAHRLAGEHSARALAVQADVTDRAAVQAMFAQARQHFGFPVTTVINNALPDFSFNGDARANAEQLSWDSLNQQFAGVVGGALNTTQAALAGMRELGFGRIVNVGTNLFQNPVVPYHDYTAGKAALLSLTRTLSQDLGPDNITVNMVSGGLLRTTDASSATPEAVFDFIAASTPLRRVTTPAEFADAILFFASPWARSVTGQNLVVDGGLVKN; translated from the coding sequence ATGCAATCATCCACTCGTCTTGATCAACAACTGGTGCTGGTTACCGGTGCTGCCCGCGGTTTGGGTGAACACCTGGTGCGCGCATTTCTGCGCGAAGGTGCCAGCGTGGTGATCAACTACCGTAACAGCGCCGCGGCAGCGCACAGGCTGGCCGGAGAACACTCTGCTCGTGCGCTGGCAGTGCAGGCTGACGTGACCGACCGCGCCGCGGTGCAGGCGATGTTCGCCCAGGCCCGGCAGCATTTCGGGTTCCCGGTGACCACAGTGATCAACAATGCGCTGCCGGATTTTTCATTCAACGGTGATGCCCGGGCGAATGCAGAGCAGTTGTCCTGGGACAGTCTGAACCAGCAGTTTGCCGGTGTGGTGGGTGGAGCGTTGAACACTACCCAGGCAGCGCTGGCCGGCATGCGCGAACTGGGGTTTGGCCGCATTGTGAACGTGGGTACCAATCTGTTCCAGAATCCGGTGGTGCCATACCACGATTACACGGCGGGCAAAGCGGCGTTGCTGTCCCTGACCCGCACCCTGTCGCAGGATCTGGGGCCGGATAACATCACCGTGAATATGGTGTCAGGTGGCTTGCTGCGCACCACTGACGCGTCTTCTGCTACGCCTGAAGCCGTGTTTGATTTTATCGCGGCCAGTACGCCACTGCGGCGAGTAACCACGCCGGCGGAATTTGCCGATGCCATCCTGTTTTTTGCCTCGCCGTGGGCTCGTTCGGTGACCGGTCAGAACCTGGTGGTCGACGGTGGACTGGTGAAAAACTGA